From the Anaeromyxobacter dehalogenans 2CP-1 genome, the window GTGGAGGTGGGGGAGGCAGTCGTGCTCGGCGGCGGACGCGAGCATGCGCACGAACAGCGTGGGCTCGACGCGCGAGAGGTCGTCGAAGTAGCGGGTGAGGTCGGCGCGCTCGACGCGGGTGCGGTCCACCTCGAACTGCAGCGCGTACTGCATGGCGAGCTCGCTCGGGAGCAGCACCCGGAACCCGGTCCGCACCGCCTCGGGGAACCGTTCCACCAGCGCCCGCGCGAACGGGAACGCCAGCCGGAGCACGGGCGAGTCGTGGAACGTGTCGATGGGCCGGCCGGGCGCGCCGCACACCAGCACGAGCGCCTGCACGCGCTCGGGCGCGCGGCGGTACAGCTCGAGCGCCACCTGCACGCCCATCGAGTGGCCGGCGATGACCGCGGCGCGCTCGCCGGCGGCGTCGAGCACCGCCAGGAGGTCGTCCACGCAGTCCTCGAGGCCGACCCGGGCCGGATCGGCCGGCGGACCGCTCCGACCGTGGCCGCGGTAGTTCCAGTGGACGGTCCGGTGCCGCCCGGCGAGCGCGGGCTCGAGCGCCCGCCAGACGTAGCCGGCGCAGCCGATGCCGTCGGTCAGCACCACCGCGGGCTCGCCGGACCCGCGGTGGGTCCAGTGGAGCCGGGTCCCGTCCCGGGCGATGGCCTGCTGCGGCTCGGTGCGTTCCATCGGCTCCCCGTGCGTGGTCCCGGCGGCGGCCGCGCCCGCGTGCGATGCGGCGGGGCCTTGCCGTGCCGCCCGCGCGTGCGCGTCCATGGAGCATGGCGTAGACTGCACGGCCCGGAGGTTCAAGCGGAATGTCGCACGGCCACCCGCACGTCCACGGAGCGCACGAGCCCCCGGCCACGGCCGGGACAGGAGGGGCGCGGGACTGGTCCGGCGAGCGCCGCGGCGCGTGCGGCCTCCACCACGCCGAGCACGAGCGGGCGCACCAGCACGGCGCGCACGGGGCGGGCGCGAGCCTGCGCCGCCTGGGGATCTCGCTCGCGCTCACGGCCGCGATCATGGTCGCCGAGGCGGTGGGCGGCTGGCTGTCGGGCTCGCTGGCGCTCGTCTCCGACGCGGGCCACATGCTCACCGACGCGGGCGCGCTGGGGCTCGCGCTCGTCGCGGCCTGGCTCTCCACCCGGCCTGCGGACGACAAGCGCACCTTCGGCTACCGCCGCGCCGAGGTGCTCGGGGCGCAGCTCAACGTGGGCGCGCTGGTGGTGCTCTCGGGCTGGATCGCCTGGGAGGCGGTCCAGCGCCTGCGCGATCCGGGCCCGCCCATCCGGCTCGAGCTCATGGCGTTCGTGGCCGGCATCGGCCTCGCGGCGAACCTGGCCATCCTCTGGTTCCTGCACGGTGAGCACTCGCTCAACGCGCGCTCGGCGTTCCTGCACGTCCTCTCCGACACCATCTCCTCGGTGGCCATCCTCGCCGGCGCGGTGGTGATGGGCATCCGGCCGGACCTCCGCTGGATCGACCCGGTGCTCTCGCTCGCCATCGCGCTCCTCATCCTCTGGGGCGCGGTGCGGCTCATCCTCGAGATCACCGACATCCTGATGGAGAGCGTGCCCGCGCACCTCGACGCGGGGGCGATCGGCTCGCAGATGGAGTGCTGCCCGGGCGTGGTCGCGGTGCACGACCTGCACATCTGGACCATCTCGAGCGGCATGCTCTCTCTCTCCGCGCACCTCGTGGTGGAGCCGGGGAGCGTGGGCCGCAACGACGAGATCCTCACGGCGGTGAAGCGCGACCTGCGCCACCGGTACGGGATCGACCACACCACGCTGCAGATCGAGTCGGCCGAGTACGCGCACGTCGACGACGTGCACCGGCACTGATCCCGCCCCGGCCGCCGAGTCGCGCTCCGATCCCTGCACCGCGCGCCCGCGCCCGCCGGCGCCGTCATAACGGACGGTTGTTCGCTTGACCGGACAGACGGCGCTCCCTACGATGCTCATCCGTTAGAACGGATGCGGCGCCGCCGCGTCGCCAGGGAGGAAGGGCCATGTCTCATCGTGTGAAGCAGCTGGGCCGGCGTGCCGCCGCGCTCGCATTCGCCGCCGCATTCGCCGCGCTGGTCGCGGTCGCGGCACCGGCGCGCGCCGCGGAGGTGAAGCTCCTCAACGTCTCCTACGACCCGACCCGCGAGCTGTACGAGGCGGTGAACCGGGCGTTCGCGGCGCAGTGGAAGGCGCAGTCCGGTCAGGAGCTGGTCGTGAAGCAGTCCCACGGCGGCTCCGGCAAGCAGGCGCGCGCCGTCATCGACGGGCTCGAGGCGGACGTGGTGACGCTGGCGCTCGCCTACGACGTGGACGCGGTCGCGAAGGTCGGCCTGGTCGCGCCCGCCTGGCAGCACCGGCTGCCGCAGAACGCCTCGCCGTACACGTCCACCATCGTGTTCCTGGTGCGCAAGGGCAACCCGAAGCACCTCGCCGACTGGGACGACCTGGTGAAGCCGGGGGTCCAGGTGATCACGCCCAACCCGAAGACCTCGGGTGGCGCGCGCTGGAACTACCTCGCGGCCTGGGCCCACGCGCTCCGCAAGCCGGGCGGGAGCGAGGCGAGCGCCAAGGCGTTCGTGAAGGCGCTCTTCCACAACGTGCCGGTGCTCGACTCCGGCGCGCGCGGCTCGACCACCACCTTCGTCGAGCGCGGCATCGGGGACGTCCTGCTCGCCTGGGAGAACGAGGCGTTCCTGGCGGTGGAGCGGCTCGGGAAGGGGCAGCTCGAGATCGTGGTCCCGCGCACCAGCATCCTGGCCGAGCCGCCGGTGGCGGTGGTGGATCGCAACGTGGACCGCCACGGCACGCGCGCGGTCGCCGAGGCGTACCTCCGGTTCCTGTACGGCCCGGAGGGCCAGGAGATCGCGGCGCGGAACTTCTACCGGCCGCGCGATCCGAAGGTCGCGGCGAGGCACGCCGGCCGCTTCCCGCAGGTGAAGCTCGTGACCGTCGACGAGGTGTTCGGCGGCTGGCAGAAGGCCCAGGCGGCGCACTTCGCCGACGGCGGGACCTTCGACCAGATCTACGTCCCCGGGACCTGAGCGGCCCGTCGCCATTCCCGGAGCCGCGCCGTCGCCGTTCGCGCGTGGCTTCCGGGCAGCGGCGCCCCTACAGGCCGCTGGCGGTGAGGCTGTCCAGCTCGCCGTCGGCGGCCGGGAACACGCGCACGCGCCGCGGCGAGAGGTGGACCGGGTCCCCGGGCTGGAGGCCGAGCGCCTCGCCCTTGCGGACGTCCAGCTCGACCTCGACCGCGCTGCCGTAGCCCGGAGCGCTCAGCTCGACCCGGGTCGCGGCGCCGAGCGGCACGAGCCGGACCACGCGCGCGGCGAAGCTGCCCGGCACCGGCGCCCGGTGCACCTCCAGCTCGTGCGGCCGGACGTACACGTTCGCCCGGGCGCGGTCGGTGCCGGCGGTGGGGGCAGCGAACTCCAGCTCGTTGACCCGGGTGCGGTTCCCCTCCACGCGGCCCTGGAACACGTTCACCGCGCCGAGGAAGCGCATCACGAACGGGCTGGCCGGCTCCTCGAACACCTGCGCCGGGGTGCCCACCTGCTCGACGCGGCCGGCGTTCATGAGCACCACCCGGTCCGAGACCTCGAACGCCTCCTCCTGGTCGTGCGTGACGAACACGCTGGTGACGTGCAGCTCGTCGTGGAGCCGCCGCAGCCAGCGCCGCAGCTCCTGGCGGACGCGCGCGTCGAGCGCGCCGAACGGTTCGTCGAGCAGCAGGATCCGCGGGGAGGTGGCGAGCGCGCGGGCCAGCGCCACGCGCTGCCGCTGGCCGCCGGAGAGCTGGTGCGGGTATCGCGCGCGCAGCCCGTCGAGCTGCACCAGCGAGAGCAGCTCGTCCACCCGCGCCGCGATCTCGGCGCGGCGCCGCCGGCGCACCGCCAGCGCGAACCCGACGTTCTCCGCCACGGTCATGTGCCGGAACAGCGCGTAGTGCTGGAACACGAGCCCCACGTTGCGCTCGCGCGCCGGGCGCGCCCCGACGTCCTCGCCGGCGTGCCGGACCTCCCCGGCGTCGGGCACCTCCAGGCCGGCGAGGATGCGCAGCAGCGTGGTCTTGCCGCAGCCGGAGGGCCCGAGCAGCGCCACCAGCTCGCCCTCGGGGATGTCGAGCGTGACGTCGCGCAGGACCGGGTGGGCGTCGAACGACTTGGACAGGTTGCGGATCTCGATGCTCATGCGTGGCTCCGGCGGGCCGCCGCCCGCGCCGACCGCTGCCTCCACTCGAGCGCCTTCTTGGCGACGAGCGTGACCAGCGCGAGGAGGAACAGGAGGGAGGCGACCGCGAAGGACGCGCGGAACGCGTACTCGTCGTAGAGGATCTCGACGTGGAGCGGGATGGTGTTCGTCACCCCGCGCACGTGGCCGGAGACCACCGAGACGGCCCCGAACTCGCCCATCGCGCGGGCGTTGCACAGGACGACGCCGTACAGCAGGCTCCACTTCACGTTGGGCAGCGTGACGCGGGAGAGGATCTGCCAGCCGCTCGCGCCCAGCACGAGCGCGGCCTCCTCCTCCTCGACGCCCTGCGCCTCCATGAACGGGATGAGCTCGCGTGCGACGAACGGGAACGTCACGAACACCGTCGCGAGGACGATGCCCGGGACCGCGAACACCACCTTCAGCCCGTGCGCGTCGAGCCACGGGCCGAGCCAGCCCTGCGCCCCGAACAGCAGCACCGTCACCATCCCGGAGATGACCGGCGAGACGCCGAACGGCAGGTCCACCAGCGAGACGAGCAGGCTCTTGCCCCGGAACCGGAAGCGGGTCAGCGACCACGCGGCGGCGATCCCGAACGCGGTGTTGAGCGGCACCGACCAGGCGGCCACGAGCAGCGTCAGCCGGATGGCGGCGCGCGCGTCGGGGTCGGTCACGGCCGCCCACCAGACCTGGGCGCCGCCGCGCACCGCCTCCCACAGCACGGCCGCGGCCGGGACCAGCACGAACGCCGCCAGGAACGCGAGCGCGAGGCCGGTGAGCGCCCACCGCACCGCGGCCGGATCCTGGTTGGCGACGCGCGCGCTCATGCCGTCCCCGTGCGCACGCGGGTCCAGGCCTGCAGCCGGTTGATCCCGAGGAGCAGCGCGAACGAGGTGCCCAGCAGCACGCACGCGATCGCCGAGGCGCCCGCGTAGTCGTACTGCTCGAGGCGGGTCATGATGAGCAGCGGCGCGATCTCGGTCCGCAGCGGCATGTTCCCCGAGATGAAGACGACCGAGCCGTACTCGCCGAGGCCGCGCGCGAACGCGAGCGCGAAGCCGGTGACGGCGGCGGGCACGAGCGCGGGGAGGATGACCCGGCGGAAGGTGGCCCAGCGCCCCGCGCCGAGCGTCGCGGCCGCCTCCTCGAGCTCGGGGTCGAGGTCCTCCAGCACCGGCTGGACGGTGCGGATCACGAACGGCAGGCCGATGAAGGTGAGCGCCAGCGTGACGCCGAGGGGAGAGAACGTCGCCTTCACGCCCAGCGGCTCGAGCAGCGCGCCCAGCCACCCGTTCCGCGCGTACACCGCCGTGAGGGCGATGCCGCTCACCGCGGTGGGCAGCGCGAACGGAAGGTCCACCACCGCGTCCACCAGCGAGCGGCCGGGGAAGCGGTACCGCGCCAGCACCCACGCCACCAGCACGCCGAACACCACGTTCACCGCGGCGCCGGCGAGCGAGGCGCCGAAGCTCAGGCGGTAGGAGGCGACCGCGCGCGGCGAGGCCACGACGGCCCAGGCCTGCGCCCAGGAGAGCGTGGACGCGCGCAGCGCCAGCGTGGAGAGCGGGACGAGCACCACCGCGGAGAGCCAGGCGACGGTGAGCCCGGTGGAGAGCCCGAAGCCGGGCAGCACCCGGCGCGCCCGGCCCGGGAGCGTCGCCGCGCCGACCGCGGTCATCGCCGCTCCCCGCCCGGCCCGAGCCGGTGCAGCCCGCACTCGGTCTTCTCGCGCCCGCGCCAGCGCCCGGCGCGCGGATCCTCGCCGGGCCGCACCGGGCTGGTGCAGGGGGCGCAGCCGATGGACGGGTAGCCCTGCTCGTGCAGCGGGTTGGTGGGCACGCCGAGCCGGCGGAGGCGGCGCCAGACGTCGTCGGAGGTCCAGGCGACGAGCGGGTTCACCTTCGCGAGGCCGAAGCGCGGATCCCACTCGAAGGCGCGCGCGCCGCCGCGGTCCGGGGTCTGGTCGCGGCGGATGCCGGTGACCCAGCCGCCGGAGGGGCCGAGCGCGGCGAGCGCCGCCCGCAGCGGCCGGACCTTGCGCACGTCACAGCAGGCGTCCGGGTCGCGCTCCCAGGGCGGCGGCTCGCCGGCCGGCACCACCGCCGGCGCGTCGCCCTTCACCGCGCGGATCCGCAGCCCGTGGCGCGCCTCGAGGCGGCCCCACAGCGCGTACGTCTCCGCGAACAGGAACCCGGTGTCGATGGTGAAGATCTCGACGGGCAGCCGCGCGCGCCCGACCGCGTCCACCAGCAGGCAGTCCTCGGCGCCGAAGCTGCACGCGAGCGCGATGCGCCCGGGGAACCGCTCCGCCGCGGCGGCCAGGATCTCCTCCGGCTGGCCGCCCTCGTGGCGCGCCGCCAGCGCCGCCAGCTCCTGCGCGATCGGCTCGCTCACTGGATCATCCCCGCGCCCACCGTGTCGTTGGTCGCCTCGTCGATCACCACGAACGCGCCGG encodes:
- a CDS encoding alpha/beta fold hydrolase, which encodes MERTEPQQAIARDGTRLHWTHRGSGEPAVVLTDGIGCAGYVWRALEPALAGRHRTVHWNYRGHGRSGPPADPARVGLEDCVDDLLAVLDAAGERAAVIAGHSMGVQVALELYRRAPERVQALVLVCGAPGRPIDTFHDSPVLRLAFPFARALVERFPEAVRTGFRVLLPSELAMQYALQFEVDRTRVERADLTRYFDDLSRVEPTLFVRMLASAAEHDCLPHLHEVEVPTLVVAGERDSFTPLRLSERMHSEIPGSELLVVPGGTHVAPLEAPDLVAERVLAFLEARVAAARSRKRESPASKRSRPAATRRRRPATTRRPE
- a CDS encoding cation diffusion facilitator family transporter, whose protein sequence is MSHGHPHVHGAHEPPATAGTGGARDWSGERRGACGLHHAEHERAHQHGAHGAGASLRRLGISLALTAAIMVAEAVGGWLSGSLALVSDAGHMLTDAGALGLALVAAWLSTRPADDKRTFGYRRAEVLGAQLNVGALVVLSGWIAWEAVQRLRDPGPPIRLELMAFVAGIGLAANLAILWFLHGEHSLNARSAFLHVLSDTISSVAILAGAVVMGIRPDLRWIDPVLSLAIALLILWGAVRLILEITDILMESVPAHLDAGAIGSQMECCPGVVAVHDLHIWTISSGMLSLSAHLVVEPGSVGRNDEILTAVKRDLRHRYGIDHTTLQIESAEYAHVDDVHRH
- a CDS encoding sulfate ABC transporter substrate-binding protein, which codes for MSHRVKQLGRRAAALAFAAAFAALVAVAAPARAAEVKLLNVSYDPTRELYEAVNRAFAAQWKAQSGQELVVKQSHGGSGKQARAVIDGLEADVVTLALAYDVDAVAKVGLVAPAWQHRLPQNASPYTSTIVFLVRKGNPKHLADWDDLVKPGVQVITPNPKTSGGARWNYLAAWAHALRKPGGSEASAKAFVKALFHNVPVLDSGARGSTTTFVERGIGDVLLAWENEAFLAVERLGKGQLEIVVPRTSILAEPPVAVVDRNVDRHGTRAVAEAYLRFLYGPEGQEIAARNFYRPRDPKVAARHAGRFPQVKLVTVDEVFGGWQKAQAAHFADGGTFDQIYVPGT
- a CDS encoding sulfate/molybdate ABC transporter ATP-binding protein, producing the protein MSIEIRNLSKSFDAHPVLRDVTLDIPEGELVALLGPSGCGKTTLLRILAGLEVPDAGEVRHAGEDVGARPARERNVGLVFQHYALFRHMTVAENVGFALAVRRRRRAEIAARVDELLSLVQLDGLRARYPHQLSGGQRQRVALARALATSPRILLLDEPFGALDARVRQELRRWLRRLHDELHVTSVFVTHDQEEAFEVSDRVVLMNAGRVEQVGTPAQVFEEPASPFVMRFLGAVNVFQGRVEGNRTRVNELEFAAPTAGTDRARANVYVRPHELEVHRAPVPGSFAARVVRLVPLGAATRVELSAPGYGSAVEVELDVRKGEALGLQPGDPVHLSPRRVRVFPAADGELDSLTASGL
- the cysW gene encoding sulfate ABC transporter permease subunit CysW; amino-acid sequence: MSARVANQDPAAVRWALTGLALAFLAAFVLVPAAAVLWEAVRGGAQVWWAAVTDPDARAAIRLTLLVAAWSVPLNTAFGIAAAWSLTRFRFRGKSLLVSLVDLPFGVSPVISGMVTVLLFGAQGWLGPWLDAHGLKVVFAVPGIVLATVFVTFPFVARELIPFMEAQGVEEEEAALVLGASGWQILSRVTLPNVKWSLLYGVVLCNARAMGEFGAVSVVSGHVRGVTNTIPLHVEILYDEYAFRASFAVASLLFLLALVTLVAKKALEWRQRSARAAARRSHA
- the cysT gene encoding sulfate ABC transporter permease subunit CysT, with translation MTAVGAATLPGRARRVLPGFGLSTGLTVAWLSAVVLVPLSTLALRASTLSWAQAWAVVASPRAVASYRLSFGASLAGAAVNVVFGVLVAWVLARYRFPGRSLVDAVVDLPFALPTAVSGIALTAVYARNGWLGALLEPLGVKATFSPLGVTLALTFIGLPFVIRTVQPVLEDLDPELEEAAATLGAGRWATFRRVILPALVPAAVTGFALAFARGLGEYGSVVFISGNMPLRTEIAPLLIMTRLEQYDYAGASAIACVLLGTSFALLLGINRLQAWTRVRTGTA
- a CDS encoding phosphoadenylyl-sulfate reductase, producing MSEPIAQELAALAARHEGGQPEEILAAAAERFPGRIALACSFGAEDCLLVDAVGRARLPVEIFTIDTGFLFAETYALWGRLEARHGLRIRAVKGDAPAVVPAGEPPPWERDPDACCDVRKVRPLRAALAALGPSGGWVTGIRRDQTPDRGGARAFEWDPRFGLAKVNPLVAWTSDDVWRRLRRLGVPTNPLHEQGYPSIGCAPCTSPVRPGEDPRAGRWRGREKTECGLHRLGPGGERR